The following are from one region of the Gloeomargarita lithophora Alchichica-D10 genome:
- the glgB gene encoding 1,4-alpha-glucan branching enzyme, which yields MTMLLSQDQVDLLVRNQHHDPFAVLGPHAVTVDGQTQWHLRAYLPLAQAAWVVCPTLRQEFAMTPKQDPHLFECLIPVAELPNYQLRVKEGERERVFYDPYGFKTPKLTDFDLHLFGEGNHHRIYEKLGSHLTQVDGVAGVYFAVWAPQARNVSVIGDFNAWDGRQHQMRKGHTGIWEMFIPELTAGTAYKYEIKNWEGHIYEKSDPLSFYQEVRPKTASIVTDLDGYTWGDQAWLEQRRHTDALTQPIAIYEVHLGSWLHRAFEIPTPDHTEPVAVSELNPGARYLTYRELAQELIPYVKEMGFTHVELLPIADYPFDGSWGYQVVSYYAATSRYGSPQDFMYFVDQCHQNGLGVIVDWVPGHFPKDGHGLAFFDGSHLYEYSDPRKGEHQEWGTLVFDYGRPEVRNFLVANALFWFDKYHIDGIRVDAVASMIYLDYCRPDGEWITNQHGGREHIEAVDFLRQVNHVLFSYFPGVLSIAEESTSWPMVSWPTYVGGLGFNLKWNMGWMHDTLDYFRMDPWFRQFHQNNITFGIWYAFSENFMLALSHDEVVHGKASLMSKMPGDEWQKFANMRALLAYMFTHPGKKTLFMGMEFGQWQEWNVWGDLEWHLLQYERHQTLKQYVANLIHLYRQEPALYTQDFTLDGFEWIDCADNRHSVVSYIRYDKDRSNYLIVVCNFTPQPHAHYRIGVPEPGFYRELFNSDAREFGGSNMGNLGGKWTDEWGYHGRSCSLDLCLPPLGVMVFQLDRHKSQAVLDGDDV from the coding sequence ATGACCATGCTTCTGAGTCAAGACCAGGTGGATTTGTTGGTACGCAACCAACACCACGACCCCTTTGCCGTCCTGGGTCCCCATGCGGTCACCGTGGACGGGCAGACCCAATGGCATCTCCGGGCGTATTTACCCCTGGCTCAGGCGGCTTGGGTGGTTTGTCCCACCCTGCGGCAGGAATTTGCCATGACCCCCAAACAAGACCCCCATTTATTTGAATGCCTGATCCCGGTGGCGGAACTGCCCAATTATCAACTGCGGGTCAAGGAGGGGGAACGGGAGCGGGTTTTTTATGACCCCTACGGTTTCAAAACGCCTAAATTAACCGATTTTGACCTGCATTTATTTGGGGAAGGCAATCACCACCGCATCTACGAAAAATTGGGCAGTCATTTAACCCAGGTGGATGGGGTGGCGGGGGTTTATTTTGCGGTGTGGGCACCCCAGGCGCGCAATGTATCGGTAATTGGGGATTTTAACGCTTGGGACGGGCGCCAGCACCAGATGCGGAAAGGGCACACGGGGATTTGGGAAATGTTTATCCCCGAATTGACCGCGGGCACGGCCTACAAATACGAAATCAAAAATTGGGAAGGACATATTTACGAGAAATCAGACCCCTTGAGTTTTTATCAAGAAGTGCGCCCGAAAACCGCTTCGATTGTCACCGATTTAGATGGCTACACCTGGGGCGACCAGGCTTGGTTGGAACAGCGGCGGCATACGGATGCGTTGACCCAACCGATTGCCATTTATGAGGTGCATTTGGGTTCCTGGTTGCACCGGGCGTTTGAGATACCTACACCGGATCATACGGAACCGGTAGCGGTATCGGAATTGAATCCGGGTGCCCGTTATTTAACGTATCGGGAATTGGCGCAGGAATTAATTCCCTATGTGAAAGAAATGGGTTTTACCCATGTGGAACTATTACCGATTGCCGACTATCCTTTTGATGGTTCTTGGGGCTATCAGGTGGTGAGTTATTATGCGGCCACGTCCCGTTATGGCTCTCCCCAGGATTTTATGTATTTTGTGGATCAATGTCATCAAAATGGCCTTGGGGTGATCGTGGATTGGGTGCCGGGGCATTTCCCCAAAGATGGGCATGGGTTGGCTTTTTTTGATGGCTCCCATCTCTACGAGTACAGTGACCCGCGCAAGGGGGAACACCAGGAATGGGGGACGTTGGTGTTTGATTATGGTCGCCCGGAGGTGCGGAATTTTCTGGTTGCCAATGCCCTATTTTGGTTTGATAAATACCACATTGATGGGATTCGCGTGGATGCGGTGGCTTCGATGATTTATTTGGACTATTGCCGCCCGGATGGGGAATGGATCACCAATCAACACGGGGGGCGGGAACATATCGAAGCGGTGGATTTTTTGCGGCAGGTAAACCATGTGCTTTTCAGTTATTTCCCCGGTGTTTTATCCATTGCGGAGGAATCAACTTCCTGGCCGATGGTGTCCTGGCCGACTTATGTGGGAGGCTTGGGTTTTAATCTGAAATGGAACATGGGTTGGATGCACGATACCCTGGATTATTTCCGCATGGATCCCTGGTTTCGCCAGTTTCACCAGAATAATATCACCTTTGGGATTTGGTACGCTTTTAGCGAGAATTTTATGCTGGCGTTGTCCCACGATGAGGTGGTGCATGGCAAGGCCAGTTTGATGTCCAAAATGCCGGGGGATGAATGGCAAAAGTTTGCCAATATGCGGGCATTGCTGGCCTATATGTTCACCCATCCCGGCAAGAAAACCCTATTCATGGGAATGGAGTTTGGTCAGTGGCAGGAATGGAATGTGTGGGGGGATTTGGAATGGCATTTGCTCCAGTATGAACGCCATCAAACCCTGAAGCAATATGTCGCCAATTTAATCCATTTATACCGACAGGAACCGGCACTTTATACCCAGGATTTTACGTTGGATGGGTTTGAGTGGATTGACTGTGCGGACAATCGGCATAGCGTGGTTTCTTATATTCGCTATGACAAAGACCGGAGCAATTATTTAATCGTGGTGTGCAATTTCACGCCCCAACCCCATGCCCATTACCGGATTGGGGTGCCGGAACCGGGCTTTTATCGGGAATTGTTTAACAGCGATGCCCGGGAATTTGGCGGTTCTAATATGGGCAATTTGGGGGGTAAATGGACGGATGAATGGGGCTATCACGGGCGTTCCTGTTCCTTGGATTTGTGTTTGCCGCCCCTGGGGGTGATGGTATTTCAGTTAGACCGGCACAAATCCCAAGCAGTGTTGGATGGAGATGATGTCTGA
- a CDS encoding COP23 domain-containing protein has translation MFSAKKLLQGGLVGLGAMLGILSFMPHATANPQKLSFYCGTSQGSPATLAKSGSRVVPIIRWSSDAFSDSGYSATRRCQEVSKRFQTYYNDGSLSFITTGRMNGQNVVCVARSNGGPCAGLLFTLKPGSNPTQAINQLFNIRTRASGPINETTARPYIDFGEFITSEDTPEPTP, from the coding sequence ATGTTCAGTGCCAAAAAATTGCTCCAGGGCGGATTGGTCGGCCTGGGGGCGATGCTGGGGATATTGAGCTTCATGCCCCACGCCACCGCCAACCCCCAAAAACTCAGTTTTTACTGCGGCACCAGCCAAGGCTCCCCCGCCACCTTAGCCAAATCCGGTAGCCGGGTGGTGCCAATTATCCGCTGGAGTTCCGATGCCTTTAGCGACAGTGGCTACTCCGCCACACGCCGGTGCCAGGAAGTCTCCAAACGCTTCCAAACCTACTACAACGACGGGAGCCTCAGTTTCATCACCACCGGACGGATGAACGGTCAAAACGTGGTTTGTGTCGCCCGGAGCAATGGCGGTCCCTGCGCTGGGTTATTATTCACCCTCAAACCTGGCTCCAATCCCACCCAGGCCATTAACCAATTGTTCAATATCCGCACCCGCGCCTCCGGGCCGATCAACGAAACCACCGCCCGCCCCTACATTGACTTCGGGGAATTTATCACCAGCGAAGACACCCCCGAACCCACCCCCTAA
- a CDS encoding S1 family peptidase has translation MKPRIIWPWVLGLGLLVGFGLWEWQKARPARQGLPQLSEPLLTRLAHSITVKVLVGQNWGSGVLVARQGQTYTLVTNQHVLEGDSRTTAYQIRTPDGRLHPAKSLPLGHPNGDDVAALEFTSDRNYPLACAQPHLPPVGAAVFAAGFPFPTEGQTDLGLVFTTGQVGLILPKSLEGGYRLGYTNNVEKGMSGGPVLNGYGRLVALNGVHKNPLWGDPYRYASGGTPAPELRAQLADYSWGIPMTQVWQGLKVTAPPCEPAASPGSKVTQDIILSPPRSR, from the coding sequence TTGAAACCTCGGATCATCTGGCCCTGGGTACTGGGGCTGGGACTGCTGGTAGGCTTTGGCCTCTGGGAATGGCAGAAGGCTCGCCCCGCCCGCCAGGGGTTGCCCCAGTTATCGGAACCGCTCCTCACCCGGCTGGCGCACAGCATCACCGTCAAGGTGCTGGTGGGACAAAACTGGGGTTCGGGGGTACTGGTGGCTCGCCAAGGGCAAACCTACACCCTGGTCACCAATCAACACGTCCTGGAGGGGGATAGCCGCACTACCGCTTATCAAATCCGTACCCCCGATGGCCGCCTCCACCCGGCGAAATCTTTACCCCTGGGTCATCCTAACGGGGATGATGTGGCCGCCTTAGAATTCACCAGCGACCGAAATTACCCCCTGGCGTGCGCCCAGCCCCATTTGCCGCCGGTGGGTGCAGCGGTTTTTGCGGCGGGATTTCCCTTTCCGACAGAAGGGCAGACAGACCTTGGCTTGGTGTTTACCACTGGGCAGGTGGGCTTAATTTTACCCAAATCCCTGGAGGGGGGCTATCGCCTGGGCTACACCAACAACGTGGAAAAAGGCATGAGTGGCGGGCCGGTATTGAATGGCTACGGACGCTTGGTAGCCTTGAATGGCGTACACAAAAACCCCCTGTGGGGCGACCCCTACCGCTATGCCAGCGGCGGCACCCCTGCCCCAGAATTGCGCGCCCAATTGGCGGATTACAGTTGGGGCATCCCCATGACCCAAGTCTGGCAGGGATTAAAGGTGACCGCCCCCCCCTGTGAACCCGCTGCCTCACCGGGGAGCAAAGTTACCCAAGACATAATTTTATCGCCCCCCCGTTCACGGTAA
- a CDS encoding photosystem II manganese-stabilizing polypeptide has protein sequence MGYRALLAVLLMCCLTLVTACAPAVGTTGEGLTYDQIKSLSYEQVKGTGLANKCPQLSDFARGSLSLTPNQPYQITDFCLEPTSYFVKEEPVNKRQTANFVPTKLLTRATSSLDAITGDLQVASDGVLTLKEQDGIDFQVITVQLPGGERVPFFFTIKELVAKTQPGPTAINTSTDFSGAFQVPSYRSALFLDPKGRGVATGYDNAVALPGQADDARLGGANVKTIDIGEGHVSLNVAQVDGSTGEIAGTFESEQPSDTDLGAREPLDVKIRGIFYARVRPAV, from the coding sequence ATGGGCTATCGTGCATTACTGGCTGTATTGCTCATGTGCTGTCTAACTCTGGTGACTGCCTGTGCCCCAGCCGTGGGCACCACCGGGGAAGGCTTGACCTACGATCAAATCAAAAGTTTATCCTACGAACAGGTTAAGGGAACGGGTTTAGCGAACAAATGTCCCCAGTTGAGTGATTTCGCCCGCGGGTCGTTGAGCCTGACCCCGAATCAGCCCTATCAGATTACCGATTTCTGTTTGGAACCCACCAGTTATTTTGTCAAGGAAGAACCCGTCAATAAGCGGCAAACCGCCAACTTTGTCCCCACCAAATTGCTCACCCGGGCGACCTCTTCCCTGGATGCGATTACGGGGGATTTGCAGGTGGCCAGCGATGGGGTGCTGACCCTGAAGGAACAAGATGGCATTGACTTTCAGGTGATTACCGTGCAACTGCCGGGGGGGGAGCGGGTGCCCTTCTTTTTTACCATCAAAGAACTGGTGGCGAAAACCCAACCCGGTCCAACGGCGATCAACACCTCAACGGATTTTTCGGGAGCTTTCCAAGTCCCGTCCTATCGCTCGGCTCTGTTTCTTGACCCCAAGGGACGGGGGGTAGCCACAGGCTATGACAATGCGGTGGCTTTGCCTGGCCAAGCGGACGATGCCCGGTTGGGGGGTGCCAATGTGAAAACCATTGACATCGGAGAAGGTCATGTATCCCTGAACGTGGCTCAGGTGGACGGCAGTACCGGGGAAATTGCTGGCACCTTCGAGAGCGAGCAACCCTCGGATACGGATTTGGGTGCCCGGGAACCCCTGGATGTGAAAATTCGGGGGATTTTTTACGCCCGGGTACGCCCCGCCGTTTAG
- a CDS encoding sigma-70 family RNA polymerase sigma factor produces MPLAIGTPSEQDSSATDDLKGQSLAWLKSYRATGDIRLRNRLVQANMGLVRQEAYRCQHWCREPLEDLMQVGVLGLIQAIERFNVERGVALSSFALPYVRGAIQHYLRDQSPALRLPRRWLELQQRATQVVGQWRQTQGREPTAAELTERLGISLPEWQEAQMAWQNQSLVSLDMCIGDEEGRPLSLGEQMCDPEYRSFQLAQEDRLRLEQSLVHLESRTREILEFVFFHEFTQKEAADYLKVSVVTVSRHMKKGLKRLQELLKDQGD; encoded by the coding sequence ATGCCTCTTGCTATCGGTACGCCATCGGAACAAGATAGTTCGGCCACGGATGACCTCAAGGGGCAATCCTTGGCCTGGTTAAAGTCTTATCGAGCTACGGGTGATATTCGGCTTCGGAATCGTTTGGTACAGGCCAATATGGGCTTGGTACGTCAGGAGGCTTATCGCTGTCAGCATTGGTGTCGGGAACCCCTGGAAGATTTGATGCAGGTGGGGGTTTTGGGTTTAATTCAGGCCATCGAACGCTTTAATGTGGAGCGGGGGGTGGCCTTGAGCAGTTTTGCCCTGCCCTACGTGCGGGGGGCGATTCAACATTACCTGCGGGATCAAAGTCCGGCTTTACGCTTACCCCGGCGCTGGTTGGAGTTACAACAGCGGGCGACCCAGGTGGTGGGGCAGTGGCGGCAAACCCAGGGGCGAGAACCCACGGCGGCGGAATTGACGGAGCGGTTAGGGATTTCGTTGCCGGAGTGGCAGGAAGCCCAGATGGCTTGGCAAAACCAATCCCTGGTGAGTTTGGATATGTGCATCGGGGATGAGGAGGGTCGTCCCCTTTCCCTGGGGGAGCAGATGTGCGACCCGGAGTACCGCAGTTTTCAGTTGGCACAGGAAGACCGTCTGCGCCTGGAGCAGTCTTTGGTGCATTTGGAAAGCCGCACGCGGGAAATTTTAGAGTTTGTCTTCTTCCATGAATTTACCCAAAAAGAAGCGGCGGACTACCTAAAAGTCAGCGTGGTGACGGTTTCACGGCACATGAAAAAGGGCTTGAAACGGCTCCAGGAATTGTTAAAAGACCAGGGTGACTGA
- a CDS encoding ROK family protein, protein MTDPWALAVDLGGTHLRVAVVTPQGERLYQEQQATPRTRQDILTQMWVMLRQGQEWATQRGGRLGGIGISTGGRVDFGRGEVVDATALLPDWRRVPLRDLTVAHLGLSTWVENDGNCAALGELWFGAGQDCDHFLSVVVGTGIGGGVILNRQVLRGAGSAAGELGHISVDYQGPMCNCGNWGCVELFASGSGLANLAQTLWEAGLLQFTHKIITSAQEITAQDVGEAAQLGNPVAQDLIRRAGRILGTALTSLLHTFNPERVIVGGPVLDLGENYWQPLVATVAERAMVQAPLVRSPLRDAGLLGAATLVWQG, encoded by the coding sequence GTGACTGACCCCTGGGCATTGGCGGTGGATTTGGGGGGAACCCACCTGCGGGTGGCGGTGGTGACTCCCCAGGGAGAACGGCTTTACCAGGAACAACAAGCAACCCCCCGCACCCGCCAGGACATTTTGACGCAGATGTGGGTCATGCTCCGGCAGGGACAGGAGTGGGCGACCCAGCGGGGGGGCAGATTGGGGGGGATCGGCATCAGCACCGGCGGGCGGGTGGATTTTGGGCGGGGGGAAGTGGTGGATGCCACCGCCCTACTACCGGATTGGCGCAGGGTGCCCCTGCGGGATTTGACGGTGGCACACCTGGGGCTAAGCACCTGGGTGGAGAATGACGGGAATTGCGCCGCCCTAGGGGAATTGTGGTTTGGGGCGGGGCAGGACTGTGATCATTTCCTGAGTGTGGTGGTGGGGACGGGCATCGGCGGCGGCGTGATCCTCAATCGCCAAGTCCTGCGGGGTGCCGGTTCCGCCGCTGGGGAATTGGGGCACATCAGCGTAGATTACCAAGGGCCGATGTGCAACTGCGGCAACTGGGGCTGTGTGGAACTGTTTGCCTCCGGGTCGGGGTTGGCCAATTTGGCGCAAACCCTGTGGGAAGCGGGTTTATTACAATTTACCCATAAAATTATTACATCTGCCCAGGAAATTACCGCCCAGGATGTGGGTGAGGCGGCACAGTTAGGCAATCCCGTGGCTCAGGATTTGATTCGCCGGGCGGGACGAATTTTGGGCACCGCCTTGACCAGTTTGCTCCATACCTTTAACCCGGAGCGGGTCATCGTGGGCGGGCCGGTGTTGGACTTGGGGGAGAACTACTGGCAACCCTTGGTCGCTACCGTGGCTGAGCGGGCGATGGTGCAGGCTCCCCTGGTGCGTTCGCCGTTGCGGGATGCGGGCTTACTCGGTGCCGCTACCTTGGTCTGGCAGGGGTAA
- a CDS encoding NAD-dependent succinate-semialdehyde dehydrogenase, whose protein sequence is MAIASINPWDGSVLQTFAPLTDRELEAKLSLAATAFATYRQWSLPQRAAGLNRLAAQLLQQRDTWARTMTLEMGKPIQAALAEVDKCAWVCRYYAEQGAEFLQDQAGPLDSLPDGTVAQTWVRREPLGVILAVMPWNFPFWQVFRCLAPALMAGNALLLKHASNVPQTALGIEQLVTQAGFPPGVMQTLLIEAHRVAPLVADPRIRAATLTGSEAAGIALASAAGRALKKTVLELGGSDPLIILPSADLEMALTTAVAARMLNNGQSCIAAKRFILHEAIAPALIPRLVERFQALNMGNPLDPTTELGPLATPTLRDELHQQVTEMVRQGAQRLCGGQIPPSTGNFYPATLLTHLPPSARHIEFFGPVALVYVVPDLETAIATANDSPFGLGASAWTRDPQEQTQLLMGLEAGSVFINGMVRSDPRLPFGGTKQSGYGRELGEWGLLEFVNIKTLWVKES, encoded by the coding sequence ATGGCCATTGCCAGCATCAATCCCTGGGACGGGAGCGTTCTCCAAACCTTTGCCCCTTTGACCGATCGGGAACTCGAAGCCAAACTCTCCCTGGCGGCAACAGCATTTGCCACCTATCGCCAATGGTCTTTGCCCCAGCGGGCGGCGGGGCTAAACCGCTTGGCCGCACAATTGCTTCAGCAACGGGACACCTGGGCGCGCACCATGACCCTGGAGATGGGCAAACCCATCCAGGCCGCCCTGGCGGAAGTTGACAAATGCGCCTGGGTCTGTCGGTATTACGCCGAGCAGGGGGCAGAATTTTTGCAGGATCAGGCCGGGCCTTTGGACTCCCTGCCGGATGGTACGGTGGCGCAAACCTGGGTGCGCCGGGAGCCCTTGGGGGTGATCTTGGCCGTCATGCCCTGGAATTTCCCCTTTTGGCAGGTATTTCGTTGTCTAGCACCGGCGCTGATGGCGGGTAATGCCCTGCTCCTTAAACACGCCTCCAATGTGCCCCAAACGGCCCTGGGCATTGAACAATTGGTTACTCAGGCTGGGTTTCCCCCCGGCGTAATGCAGACCCTGCTCATCGAAGCCCACCGGGTTGCCCCCTTGGTGGCCGACCCCCGCATCCGAGCGGCGACGCTCACGGGGAGTGAAGCGGCGGGCATAGCCTTGGCCTCAGCCGCCGGGCGGGCGTTGAAAAAAACCGTGCTGGAATTGGGGGGTAGCGACCCCTTGATTATTTTGCCCAGTGCTGACCTGGAAATGGCTTTGACCACGGCGGTAGCGGCGCGGATGTTAAACAACGGCCAGTCCTGCATCGCCGCCAAACGGTTTATCCTGCATGAGGCCATCGCCCCGGCGTTGATCCCCCGGCTAGTCGAGCGGTTCCAAGCCCTGAACATGGGCAACCCCCTCGACCCCACCACCGAACTTGGCCCCCTCGCCACCCCCACCCTGCGGGACGAACTGCATCAACAGGTGACCGAGATGGTACGCCAGGGTGCCCAACGGCTCTGCGGCGGCCAGATACCCCCCAGCACCGGGAACTTTTACCCCGCCACCCTGCTCACCCACCTGCCCCCCAGTGCCCGCCATATCGAATTTTTTGGCCCCGTTGCCCTCGTTTATGTGGTTCCCGACCTGGAAACCGCCATCGCCACTGCCAACGACAGCCCCTTCGGTTTGGGTGCCAGCGCCTGGACCCGTGACCCCCAGGAGCAAACCCAACTGCTGATGGGACTAGAAGCCGGGTCGGTCTTTATCAACGGCATGGTACGCTCCGACCCCCGCCTCCCCTTCGGCGGCACCAAACAATCCGGCTACGGGCGGGAATTGGGGGAATGGGGTCTGCTGGAATTTGTCAATATCAAGACCCTCTGGGTGAAGGAATCCTGA
- a CDS encoding TIGR00297 family protein — protein sequence MALSPEFSEILLAVATYPWGMAVLLNTVLIAPLLVLPPTLLTRWGAVHAWLLGVILWGTLGWRGYLVVLVYFGVGSLVTKIGYRVKAAQGIAEKRGGARGPENVWGSAAVGALCALGLAFLDNSWTLALQMAFVGSFAAKLSDTVSSEIGKAYGRRPILLTTLQPVPPGTEGAVSLEGTLAGVVGGLVLTLVGWGVGMVPVMGIPICLGAAFLANLVESWVGATWQGQWPWLTNEWVNGINTLVGAVLSGSGAWVFRTLI from the coding sequence ATGGCTTTATCCCCTGAATTTTCAGAAATTCTTCTGGCCGTTGCCACCTATCCCTGGGGCATGGCGGTGCTGTTGAATACGGTGTTGATTGCCCCGTTGTTGGTTCTGCCCCCTACCTTATTGACCCGTTGGGGTGCCGTCCACGCTTGGCTATTGGGGGTGATTCTTTGGGGAACCTTGGGCTGGCGGGGTTATCTGGTGGTGCTGGTGTACTTCGGGGTGGGGTCGCTGGTGACCAAAATCGGTTACCGGGTCAAAGCCGCCCAAGGGATTGCCGAAAAACGGGGCGGGGCACGGGGGCCGGAAAATGTCTGGGGTTCCGCCGCCGTGGGTGCCCTGTGCGCCCTGGGGCTGGCATTTCTGGACAATAGCTGGACATTAGCTTTACAGATGGCCTTTGTGGGCAGTTTCGCCGCCAAACTCAGCGACACCGTATCCAGCGAAATCGGCAAAGCCTACGGTCGCCGCCCGATTTTGTTGACCACCCTGCAACCGGTTCCCCCCGGTACGGAAGGGGCGGTCAGTTTGGAAGGTACCCTCGCCGGAGTGGTGGGAGGGCTGGTGCTAACCCTGGTGGGCTGGGGGGTGGGCATGGTACCAGTCATGGGAATTCCTATCTGTTTGGGGGCGGCCTTTCTGGCGAACCTGGTGGAAAGCTGGGTGGGAGCCACTTGGCAGGGTCAATGGCCTTGGCTGACCAATGAATGGGTCAATGGCATCAATACCCTGGTGGGGGCGGTTTTGAGTGGTTCGGGGGCGTGGGTTTTCCGCACTCTGATATAG
- a CDS encoding DUF29 domain-containing protein: MGLTLRPNELHLYEQDFYAWTQQQRQLLIAGRFQELDIANLVEEIDSWGKQQKQELRNRLAILLGHLLKWHYQPGMRTKSWRVTIDIQRSEIKQILLENPSLKTYVNEALMLGYQAGIKLAVLETPLEYGDFPAVLPYNWLQILDESFFPD; this comes from the coding sequence ATGGGACTCACGTTGCGACCCAATGAACTTCATCTTTATGAACAGGACTTTTATGCTTGGACGCAACAACAAAGGCAGTTGCTAATTGCGGGACGGTTTCAGGAATTAGATATTGCCAACCTGGTCGAAGAGATAGATAGCTGGGGAAAACAGCAAAAGCAAGAATTACGCAACCGTCTCGCCATACTATTAGGGCATTTATTAAAATGGCATTACCAACCTGGAATGAGAACCAAAAGTTGGCGGGTTACCATAGATATACAACGCTCGGAAATCAAGCAAATTTTACTGGAAAATCCCAGTCTTAAAACCTATGTTAATGAAGCACTAATGCTTGGTTATCAAGCGGGAATTAAACTGGCGGTGCTGGAAACACCTTTAGAGTATGGGGATTTCCCCGCAGTTCTTCCCTATAATTGGCTCCAAATCCTAGATGAATCCTTTTTCCCAGATTAA